CTGCCCCCTCAACTCGATGACAACCGCCTTCGGAGGCGCCCGGGCGCGGAATTTCATGAGCGTGCCCATGCCACCCACCTCACGGCCTCGCTTCCCGCTTCAGCTGCTGGCGGCTCTGATCGGCTTCCGCGTCCGCGACACCGCGTTCGCCACCACCGTGGCGGTCGCCCTTGAGGACACCCGGAGCCGTCCCGTCCTGCCCGTCGGCCTGCACGGATCCGGCGCGCCCGGGCCGTGGAAGAGGGGGTTCGGCGAACCGGCAAGCCACGGCTGCGTCGAACGCGCCGTCCTGCAGCTTCTGCGCTCCGGCACCGCGTGACCGTCTCGGGTGCCGTCCGTTCAGGCCGCCGCAACCGCCCGCGCCCGGCCGGCGTCGTAAGCGGGGCGTCGGGGCCGGCCCCGACGCAGCCTCGACCGGCTGCGACCACCCCCGCCGGTCGGGCTTTGGCGGGACGGCGCGTAGGAGCGGAACCCTGCTCCAGGTGACGACCGAGCCGGCCCGGTCGGGCCGGCTCGGCGGGTACTGCGGGGAGCGCCCTGTAGTCAGTTCGCGTTCACGAGGCCGTGGGCGGGGACGGTGACAGTCCGTCGGCCAGGCGTGCCTCCGAGGACGACCTTGCGCAGGGCGCTGTTGTTGTCGAGGTTGGTCTCCTTCAGCCTCTTGGCCGGGTTGGCGAGGACCTGGATGTAGTAGGTGCCGTTGGGCAGGTCCGTGATGTCGAAGGACTGTCCCGGCAGGTCCTGGGTGTACGTGTCACCGGAGCCGACGTCCAGTACCTCGCGGACGGAGATGGAGTTCTCCTGGCCGCAGGCGGTGGACAGGTCGGTGTTGTTCGGGTGCCAGTTGGCGTTCTTCACCGTGTAGTCGACGGCGTCGGTGTTGGCGAGGCAGAAGGCCTCCTTGCCGCTGCGGACCGCTTCCTTCTTGTCGGCCTTCAGCAGCCGGTAGCTGGCGAAGTCGGTGAAGTGCCAGTGCACGTGGCCGGGGCGCGGGTCCCACTCCATGGTGCCGGTGGGGGTGTAGCCGACCTGCTTGCCCTGGGCGTCGTAGAAGTACTGGTAGGCGTCCATCTTGGCCTTGCCGGGTGAGCGGAAGCCGTCCACGACGAGCTGGGCCGGGCCGGCGTTCCAGACGTTCGCGCTGAAGGCGAGGTAGTCCTTGCCGGGGATGTCCTGGACGCCACCGTCGCTGATCATGATGCCGTAGGCCGGCAAAGACCGCAGGTCGGGCTTGGGGACGTTCGGGACGGACGGGGTCCCGGTGGGGCGCGCGGACCGGGGGGCGAGGGCGGGGGCCTTGCGCGAGCCGTCGGTCTGCCCGGGGGTGTCACCGGCGGCCTGGACACCGGCGCGCCCGGCCTGCTGCACCTTCAGCGCCCACGGCAGTGCCGGGGGCGCGGCCTTCAGCGGCCCGTGGCCGACGTTGTACGAGGGGCCGGCGCCGCTGGTCTGCGGTGCGCCGGCCTGGGCGGGGGTCGGGGCGTGGGCTGCTCCGTGCCCTGTGTGGGCGGAGGATGCCTGGTGCGCGGAGCCATGTCCGGCGTGTTCCCCGGCTGCGGCCGACCGGGCGCTCTCCCAGCTGCGTTCCTCGACGGTGAGCTTCACCTTGGCGGGCTTGTCGGCGATGCCGAAGAGGTCCCGGTACTTCTTGGCGACCCTGACCTCGGCCGTGTACGCCCCCGCGGCGAGCTTCACGGGCTCGGTGTAGGAACCGCCGTAGGTGTTGGCGGCCCACCCCTTCTCGACGCCCCACACGGAGCCGAGGGTGAAGGGGTTGCTGGGGCAGCTCTCCGGATACTTCGAGGTGGCGGGCGCGTCGGGCCGGATGCGTCCGCTGGCGTTGTTCGGGCAGAAGCTCTCCGCGCGGCTGACGACGACCTTGCCGTCCTTGTCCCTGACGGTGATCTTGGCGAACCCCGGCAGCCCGGAGAAGTCCTTCACGGTACCCAGGGGCAACGGCTTCGCCTTGCTCCTGCCGCCCTCGAACACGGTCTGGGTGACGGTCACCGGATCCTTGAAGGACTTCCGGGTCACCTTCAGCTCCAGCGGCCTCCCCTCGGCCGTGAGGTACGTGCCCAGGTCCAGCCAGACGCCCGGATCCTCCTTCCACGAGGTGAGCGTGACCGATCCGGTCGCCGCGACGAGGCTCAGCCGCGGCCCCGTCGCGGCCGTCGCCTGCTCCGGCGCGGCGGTCATGAATCCGACCGTCACCGCCATCGCGGCGACAGCCGTGGTCCCCGCGAGCAGCGGCCGCGGAAGCCGGTTGGTGCGCGTCGTACTCATCGTTCTCTCGTCCTCCGGATGCTGTGGAGAAAGCCAAATCGGTCGCGGCCCGGCGGGAGGTCACCGCCCCGGGGCTGACGCGGTATGCGGTGCTCGGTGCACCTGCGCTATGAGAGGAAGGCATCGAGCGTCCGGTTGTCCGGAACGCGGAAACGTCAGGATGTTGGCCGGAAGTCGTTCCCGCGACGAAAGTCGGGTACGACGGCCAACGCGTCATCTCACCAGGGGAAACGGGAACGATTCGGAAAGCGCCGAGCAGGTCTCGCCTGGCCCGAAAGCGCCGACCCTGATCCGGCGAGGAAGAAAACCACCCTGGCGAGGCCACTCTGCCGCTGGGCGCAGGCTGCCGGGGAGCTACGAGGCCGGGGACGGGGCGGCCGCCGGGGCGCGGTTCCAGTGCATTCGGGACCACGGCAGGGCCAGCTCGCTCTGACCGGAGACCTCTCGCGGGGCGAGGTCCGCGATCCGCGCGGCCTCGTGGTGGCGGGCGTAGACGGTGTCGACGTAGCGGTGTCCCGTGTCGGCGGCGAGGAAGAGGACCGTCCGCTCTGGGGAGTGTTCCCGTTCATGGCGGGCCGCGAGGTAGCCGGCGCCGGTCGACAGCCCGGCGAAGACGGCGTGCCGCCGCAGCAGGTCGATGCTGCCGGCCAGCGCCGCATGGAAGGAGATCCAGTGGAGGGTGTCGTACAGCTCGTGCGCGACGTTCCCGAAGGGGATGGAGCTGCCGATTCCGGCGATGATGATCTCGGGGTCGGAGACGTGTTCGGCGCCGAACGTGACGCTGCCGTAAGGCTGGACGCCCACGAGTTCGACGTCGGCCGGGCCGTTTGCCGCCCCGCGCAGGTAGCGGGCGAGTGCGCCCGTGGAAGCCCCCGATCCGACCCCGCCGACGACGGTGAGCCGCTCCCCGCCCGTGGCCTCCCGGATCCGGTCGGCGATCTCGCGGTAGCCGAAGTAGTGGATGTTGTCGTGGTACTGCCGCATCCAGTGGTACTCGGGGTGTGCGGCGAGGATCTCGTGGATCCGTTCCACGCGCCGCTTCTGATCGAGCTTGAGGTCGCTGCACGGTTCCATCTGCTCCAGCGTCGCCCCGAGTACGGCGAGCTGGATGCGCAACGTATGGTCCACCGTCGTCGAGCCGACGATGTGGCAGCGCATACCGTGGCGGTGACAGGCCAGGGCGAGGGCGTACGCGTAGATACCGCTGGAGCTGTCCAGCAGGGTGTCTCCGCGGCGCACCGCACCGGTGTCGAGAAGGTGGCGTACCGCCGCGAGTGCGGAGACCACCTTCATCGTCTCAAAGCGCAGGCAGACGAGCCGGTCGTCGAGGCGTATCAGGTCCGGTCGGCCGATCGCCTCCGCGATGTGCTGGTCCATCCAGGGTCTCCTTGGTGGTGGTGAAGGTCGTGAAGGTCCGGGTGGCGGGGATGCCGTGGGCGTCCAGGGCGTGCAGGCAACTGCGCACGCGATGCCGCAGGCCGGTCACGGCCGGGTCGAACAGCACGCCCGCCACCGAGCCGCTGTGCGCGATCTGGACGCCGGCCGCTCCGACCCGCCGGGCGATTCCGCTCAACGCGTCGAACTCCGGGTGGCCGAGCACCTGCCGGCCGCGTCGGGCGCTGGCGGTGGCGACCTTGCCGAGCAACTGCACGTCCCCCTTGGCCACCGCCCGGCGCAGCAGCGTGCGCAGCCGCTCGAAGGCCCGTACGTCGCAGTCGTCCACGTCACGCACCGGCAGCGAGAGGGTGTCCACGGGCGCGCCCCCGCCGAGGGCGCAGCCGACCACGACCAGCGGCGGGAGGGCCGGGCCGAGCACTTCCAGGACCCGGCCCTCCCGCTGGGCGAAGAGCACCGGGCGGCCGTCCAGCATCAGCGGATCGCACGCCAGCTCCGCCCGTACGGCGAGCCGGGCGATCGTCTCGCCGGGCAACCGCAGCCCGTACGAGTCGGCGACCGCACGTACGGCGGCGATGACGTCGCTGGTGGAGCTGCCCATGCCCAGGCCGACGGGGACGTCGCCCGTGAGCCGCAACTCCCCACCACAGGATGGCTGTCCGGTCCGCTCGGCGCACTCGGCCGCCGCAAGG
This sequence is a window from Streptomyces sp. HUAS YS2. Protein-coding genes within it:
- a CDS encoding L,D-transpeptidase: MPPTSRPRFPLQLLAALIGFRVRDTAFATTVAVALEDTRSRPVLPVGLHGSGAPGPWKRGFGEPASHGCVERAVLQLLRSGTA
- a CDS encoding lysyl oxidase family protein, which encodes MSTTRTNRLPRPLLAGTTAVAAMAVTVGFMTAAPEQATAATGPRLSLVAATGSVTLTSWKEDPGVWLDLGTYLTAEGRPLELKVTRKSFKDPVTVTQTVFEGGRSKAKPLPLGTVKDFSGLPGFAKITVRDKDGKVVVSRAESFCPNNASGRIRPDAPATSKYPESCPSNPFTLGSVWGVEKGWAANTYGGSYTEPVKLAAGAYTAEVRVAKKYRDLFGIADKPAKVKLTVEERSWESARSAAAGEHAGHGSAHQASSAHTGHGAAHAPTPAQAGAPQTSGAGPSYNVGHGPLKAAPPALPWALKVQQAGRAGVQAAGDTPGQTDGSRKAPALAPRSARPTGTPSVPNVPKPDLRSLPAYGIMISDGGVQDIPGKDYLAFSANVWNAGPAQLVVDGFRSPGKAKMDAYQYFYDAQGKQVGYTPTGTMEWDPRPGHVHWHFTDFASYRLLKADKKEAVRSGKEAFCLANTDAVDYTVKNANWHPNNTDLSTACGQENSISVREVLDVGSGDTYTQDLPGQSFDITDLPNGTYYIQVLANPAKRLKETNLDNNSALRKVVLGGTPGRRTVTVPAHGLVNAN
- a CDS encoding pyridoxal-phosphate dependent enzyme, which codes for MDQHIAEAIGRPDLIRLDDRLVCLRFETMKVVSALAAVRHLLDTGAVRRGDTLLDSSSGIYAYALALACHRHGMRCHIVGSTTVDHTLRIQLAVLGATLEQMEPCSDLKLDQKRRVERIHEILAAHPEYHWMRQYHDNIHYFGYREIADRIREATGGERLTVVGGVGSGASTGALARYLRGAANGPADVELVGVQPYGSVTFGAEHVSDPEIIIAGIGSSIPFGNVAHELYDTLHWISFHAALAGSIDLLRRHAVFAGLSTGAGYLAARHEREHSPERTVLFLAADTGHRYVDTVYARHHEAARIADLAPREVSGQSELALPWSRMHWNRAPAAAPSPAS
- a CDS encoding GHMP kinase, yielding MIPAARPAAPGAGDLPTGTGHAPCHHGEILQGVFLDADGRRCAGLVTLPMAGPGSTAGFTRRPGTPPEALTVVPADRTKAVQAAALAAAECAERTGQPSCGGELRLTGDVPVGLGMGSSTSDVIAAVRAVADSYGLRLPGETIARLAVRAELACDPLMLDGRPVLFAQREGRVLEVLGPALPPLVVVGCALGGGAPVDTLSLPVRDVDDCDVRAFERLRTLLRRAVAKGDVQLLGKVATASARRGRQVLGHPEFDALSGIARRVGAAGVQIAHSGSVAGVLFDPAVTGLRHRVRSCLHALDAHGIPATRTFTTFTTTKETLDGPAHRGGDRPTGPDTPRRPARLPAL